One genomic window of Pseudanabaenaceae cyanobacterium SKYG29 includes the following:
- the pgsA gene encoding CDP-diacylglycerol--glycerol-3-phosphate 3-phosphatidyltransferase, whose translation MVKLGSPALTLANAVTLSRLLVVPFILALLTWEDSIATRSWCAALVGVAGITDWLDGYVARKWQQESELGKILDPLVDKLVVFAPLLMLVELGEIPAWGVYIILAREFLITLWRAPKQSGANLWGKVKTTSQIIAILLLLLRVPYALWSFWLAVVLTVISGITYVFPVH comes from the coding sequence ATGGTAAAACTTGGTAGTCCTGCCCTCACTTTAGCTAACGCGGTTACGTTGTCACGGCTGTTGGTGGTGCCTTTCATTTTGGCACTATTGACCTGGGAAGATAGTATTGCCACTCGATCGTGGTGTGCTGCCTTGGTAGGGGTGGCGGGAATTACGGATTGGTTGGATGGTTATGTGGCAAGGAAATGGCAGCAAGAATCAGAACTGGGCAAAATTCTTGACCCCCTGGTGGATAAGTTAGTTGTATTTGCCCCCCTGTTGATGTTAGTAGAATTGGGAGAAATTCCTGCTTGGGGAGTATACATAATTTTGGCGCGGGAATTTTTAATCACTCTATGGCGCGCACCTAAACAATCGGGGGCAAATCTGTGGGGTAAGGTTAAAACTACCAGTCAGATCATTGCCATTTTACTTCTGTTGTTGCGGGTTCCCTACGCTCTTTGGAGCTTTTGGTTAGCGGTGGTTTTAACAGTTATTTCGGGCATTACTTATGTCTTCCCTGTTCATTAG
- a CDS encoding cytochrome b6 encodes MSKVYEWFNERLELDAVVEDVTSKYVPPHVNIFYCLGGITLTCFLIQFATGFAMTFYYKPTVTEAFDSVRYIMTEVNFGWLIRSIHRWSASMMVLMMILHIFRVYLTGGFKKPRELTWVTGVVMAVITVSFGVTGYSLPWDQVGYWAVKIVSGVPEAIPVVGPALVELIRGGVSVGQGTLTRFYSLHTFVLPWLMAVFMLLHFLMIRKQGISGPL; translated from the coding sequence ATGAGTAAGGTCTACGAATGGTTTAATGAGCGTCTGGAACTGGACGCGGTGGTAGAGGATGTTACTAGTAAGTACGTCCCCCCCCACGTTAACATTTTTTATTGTTTGGGTGGCATTACCCTCACTTGTTTTTTAATTCAGTTTGCCACGGGCTTTGCTATGACCTTTTACTACAAACCGACGGTCACAGAAGCCTTTGACTCTGTCCGCTACATCATGACCGAGGTTAACTTTGGTTGGCTCATCCGATCGATACATCGCTGGTCGGCAAGCATGATGGTCTTGATGATGATTTTGCACATTTTCCGGGTTTATCTCACGGGTGGGTTCAAAAAGCCCCGCGAACTGACTTGGGTAACGGGGGTAGTGATGGCAGTGATTACGGTGTCCTTTGGTGTCACTGGTTACTCTTTGCCCTGGGACCAGGTGGGTTACTGGGCGGTGAAGATCGTGTCTGGGGTACCGGAAGCTATCCCTGTGGTTGGTCCCGCCTTGGTGGAACTGATTCGCGGCGGTGTGAGCGTGGGGCAAGGTACGTTGACTCGTTTCTACAGTCTGCATACTTTTGTGTTGCCCTGGTTGATGGCAGTCTTCATGCTGCTACACTTCCTCATGATTCGCAAACAAGGTATTTCTGGTCCACTGTAA
- a CDS encoding PP2C family protein-serine/threonine phosphatase, which yields MKILGKSWHREEPEWWAEFLQQWNYIVYLRVRKVAWVTSIYPILALPILWTVRLTSNSSHSLVLPICLTSVLGGMAVISAYTLFTSQPLSDTRCLTKRHRTAIITYTACFLVHIHLIMIIMWLIAGVVTQYLIGFIVYCVFFFRPSRIGYITYALSILSFFLCVNTLPFPVIYTRVEHLSATYLSGILSFWFGIVVSDSLFQARIREFLNQRTIEKQTISLTKAYNDIHELNEKLRAENFRMNYELSIARHIQEMILPEQCELDEIEFLEVAALMSPATEVGGDYFDVLVDNDTHRATIAIGDVTGHGLESGIFTVMLQAAVGLIHNCHEYSPKEVLNTLNKLLYHNAKRMQSDKCVTFVLLQYDRGKVKICGQHETIILVRHTGKLEIIDTAPLGFMLGLEPNISPFVQEKEIYLDRGDGLVLYTDGIVEAMNSEQETYGIDRLEAAIVANYNRSAKEIREAIAEDVMNFIGVAPIDDDITLLVIKQI from the coding sequence GTGAAGATATTAGGCAAAAGCTGGCATAGGGAAGAACCAGAATGGTGGGCGGAATTTCTGCAACAGTGGAACTACATTGTCTACTTGCGGGTACGGAAAGTAGCCTGGGTAACTTCTATTTACCCCATTTTGGCATTGCCTATACTGTGGACAGTGAGGCTGACTTCTAATTCCTCCCATTCCCTAGTGTTGCCTATCTGCCTGACCAGTGTGCTTGGGGGCATGGCGGTCATATCTGCTTATACCTTATTTACTAGCCAGCCTTTATCTGACACACGATGCCTAACTAAGAGGCACAGAACAGCAATTATTACCTACACCGCCTGCTTTCTCGTGCACATCCATTTGATTATGATAATTATGTGGTTAATTGCTGGTGTAGTAACACAATACTTAATCGGTTTTATAGTTTACTGTGTCTTCTTTTTTCGTCCTAGCAGAATCGGCTATATCACCTATGCACTCTCTATCCTGTCATTTTTTCTCTGCGTCAATACTTTACCATTTCCTGTTATTTATACCCGTGTAGAACACTTAAGTGCTACCTATCTATCAGGTATATTGTCCTTCTGGTTCGGGATAGTGGTTTCTGATAGCTTATTCCAGGCTAGGATCAGGGAGTTTCTTAACCAACGCACGATTGAAAAACAAACCATCAGTTTAACTAAAGCCTACAATGATATTCATGAATTAAACGAGAAACTACGGGCAGAAAATTTTCGCATGAACTACGAGCTAAGTATAGCTAGACATATTCAAGAGATGATATTACCTGAACAATGTGAGCTAGACGAAATTGAGTTTTTAGAGGTAGCCGCTTTAATGTCGCCGGCAACAGAAGTGGGAGGAGATTATTTTGATGTGTTGGTGGATAATGACACCCATAGAGCCACGATCGCTATTGGGGATGTGACAGGGCATGGCTTGGAGAGTGGTATTTTTACGGTCATGTTACAGGCAGCGGTGGGATTGATCCACAATTGCCACGAATACTCCCCAAAAGAAGTGCTGAATACATTAAATAAGTTACTCTATCACAACGCCAAGCGGATGCAATCAGATAAATGCGTCACTTTTGTATTACTACAATACGATCGGGGTAAAGTAAAAATTTGTGGTCAGCATGAGACAATTATCCTAGTCCGCCACACAGGTAAGCTGGAAATAATTGATACAGCCCCCCTGGGATTTATGCTGGGTTTAGAACCCAATATTTCCCCTTTTGTGCAGGAGAAAGAAATATATTTGGACAGGGGGGATGGGCTGGTGCTCTACACCGATGGCATTGTCGAGGCTATGAATAGTGAGCAGGAAACTTACGGCATCGATCGGTTAGAGGCGGCAATTGTGGCTAACTACAACCGCTCGGCAAAGGAAATCAGGGAAGCCATAGCAGAAGATGTAATGAACTTTATTGGCGTTGCCCCTATTGATGATGACATTACCCTACTAGTGATCAAACAAATTTAG
- the hemH gene encoding ferrochelatase, with the protein MAGKLGVLLLNLGGPDRLEDVYLFLFNLFADPDLIRLPFPFLQKPIAALIAATRTPFSQENYRAIGGGSPLRQITEQQAQALQNVLQEKGVEAKTYVAMRYWHPFAKDTLTQIKKDGITKLVVLPLYPQFSISTTGSSLKEIDQLWAQDPDLQKIERITIKSWYDRPGYIRAMAELIDRELGKAPNPDNSYIFFSAHGVPVKYVEKFGDPYQIEMENCVDLIMQCLRREFHRYNPHILAYQSRVGPVEWLQPYTEEAIKRLARRGIQRLVVVPISFVSEHIETLEEIDIEYREVAEVAGIHHFDRVPALNLHPTFINDLASLVLEAAQVEPVPSLA; encoded by the coding sequence ATGGCAGGTAAACTCGGCGTATTATTACTGAATCTGGGTGGACCAGACAGACTAGAGGATGTCTACCTCTTTTTGTTCAACTTGTTTGCTGACCCCGACCTGATTCGCCTGCCTTTTCCCTTCTTGCAAAAGCCGATCGCTGCTCTCATTGCTGCTACCCGTACTCCCTTCTCCCAGGAAAACTATCGTGCCATTGGTGGTGGTTCGCCCCTGCGTCAAATTACGGAGCAACAAGCCCAAGCCTTGCAAAACGTGCTGCAGGAAAAAGGTGTAGAAGCCAAAACCTATGTGGCAATGCGCTACTGGCACCCTTTTGCTAAAGATACCCTCACTCAGATTAAAAAAGATGGGATTACCAAGTTAGTTGTCTTACCCCTCTATCCCCAATTTTCTATCAGTACCACAGGCTCCAGCTTAAAAGAAATTGACCAACTGTGGGCACAAGACCCGGACCTGCAGAAGATTGAGCGAATAACAATTAAGTCCTGGTACGATCGTCCTGGCTACATTCGGGCCATGGCGGAGTTGATTGATAGGGAATTAGGGAAAGCACCAAACCCCGACAACAGTTATATCTTTTTCAGTGCCCACGGGGTGCCTGTCAAGTATGTAGAAAAATTTGGTGACCCCTATCAAATTGAGATGGAAAACTGTGTGGATTTAATCATGCAGTGCCTGCGCCGTGAGTTCCATCGCTATAACCCCCACATCCTAGCCTATCAAAGTCGGGTTGGTCCTGTGGAGTGGTTGCAACCCTACACAGAAGAAGCTATCAAGCGCCTAGCCCGCCGTGGTATCCAACGTCTAGTAGTCGTCCCCATCAGTTTTGTCTCTGAGCACATCGAAACCCTAGAAGAGATTGACATTGAGTATCGGGAAGTGGCAGAAGTAGCGGGGATTCATCACTTCGATCGAGTACCAGCCCTCAATCTGCATCCCACCTTTATCAACGACCTAGCCAGTCTTGTTCTGGAAGCAGCCCAGGTGGAGCCAGTACCATCCCTTGCCTGA
- the def gene encoding peptide deformylase: MVATIPVVSKEKLKNPPLQVHKLGDKVLRQPAKRISKITDEIRDLAHKMLQTMYSYDGIGLAATQVGVQKQLIVIDIHPDQPEAQPLVLVNPEITERGGELCSGEEGCLSVPQVFMDVVRPDRVTVVFRDLEGRPQKLTAEGLLARVIQHEMDHLNGIMFVDRVQNAIALSQNLTKQGFSLKDVRPIRN, from the coding sequence ATGGTTGCTACTATTCCTGTTGTTTCTAAAGAAAAGTTGAAGAATCCTCCCCTACAGGTGCACAAACTGGGGGACAAAGTACTACGGCAGCCTGCCAAACGTATTAGCAAAATCACCGATGAAATTCGGGACCTAGCCCACAAGATGTTGCAAACAATGTATAGCTACGATGGCATTGGCTTAGCTGCAACCCAGGTAGGGGTACAAAAGCAATTGATTGTGATTGATATTCACCCCGACCAGCCCGAAGCCCAGCCCCTAGTATTGGTCAACCCGGAAATTACGGAACGGGGCGGCGAACTCTGCAGTGGCGAAGAAGGTTGCTTGAGCGTGCCCCAGGTGTTTATGGATGTAGTCCGTCCCGATCGAGTTACTGTTGTCTTCCGTGATTTAGAGGGTCGCCCCCAAAAGCTCACCGCGGAAGGATTATTAGCTAGGGTGATTCAGCATGAGATGGACCACCTCAACGGCATCATGTTCGTCGATCGGGTACAAAACGCCATTGCCCTCAGTCAGAATTTAACCAAGCAGGGCTTTTCCCTAAAAGATGTCCGACCCATCAGAAATTAG
- a CDS encoding AarF/ABC1/UbiB kinase family protein produces the protein MKITELLRYDAEVIAQYYRSRWLQVGSRYLAIFVPIFGFIFKLWCLSKLGRDIKNDKELAVELRELLTKLGPAFIKIGQALSTRPDIVPPVYLEELAQLQDRLPSFPNEIAFQFIREELGADPHTIYAEISDQPIAAASLGQVYKGRLQTGEAVAIKVQRPGIVEQIALDVFILRGLAVWMMRTFWFIRSDLRAILDEFASRIFEEMDYTCEAANAEKFAEYYGDLPGIYVPKIYWQYTAKRVLTMEWIEGTKLTEIQRLQEQGFDGRKIIEVGVQCSLRQLLDQGFFHADPHPGNLLVMADGRLAYLDFGMMSHVSREQRYGLIEAIVHLVNRDYEALSRDYVRLGFLKPETNLEKITPALEQVFTTSLRGSVTELDFKGLTDQLSAIMYDYPFRVPAYYALIIRSLVTLEGIALGVDPNFKVMSVAYPYVANRLLTEPTPELHHALRDVLIKDGSFRWHRLHNLLKNAQANQDYNFERAVNHIADFLFSEEGFYLREKLVEELANSLDHLLRQNGQTPAKLWELWDIIRSENLLPTQQLIPIAGQILSRPEFYQLGGQVVAQVSQRAIARWIQEWVLQEEENSPKLTGTPSLYRTVNGKTW, from the coding sequence GTGAAGATTACTGAGCTACTGCGTTACGATGCTGAGGTTATCGCCCAATATTATCGTTCCCGCTGGTTACAGGTGGGGAGTAGGTATTTAGCTATTTTTGTGCCCATTTTTGGGTTTATTTTTAAGTTGTGGTGTCTCAGTAAACTGGGTAGGGATATAAAAAATGACAAGGAACTGGCAGTAGAATTGCGAGAACTGCTGACAAAACTGGGACCAGCCTTCATTAAAATTGGGCAAGCACTCTCGACTAGACCTGATATTGTGCCTCCCGTCTATTTAGAGGAATTAGCGCAGTTACAGGACCGTTTGCCGTCTTTTCCCAACGAGATTGCCTTTCAGTTTATCCGCGAAGAATTAGGAGCAGACCCCCACACAATTTATGCCGAAATTTCTGACCAACCGATCGCTGCCGCCTCCCTGGGGCAGGTATACAAAGGCAGACTTCAAACAGGAGAAGCGGTGGCAATTAAGGTACAACGCCCCGGCATTGTGGAACAGATTGCCCTCGATGTATTTATTTTGCGGGGATTGGCAGTATGGATGATGCGTACCTTTTGGTTTATCCGCAGTGACCTACGGGCGATCTTAGATGAGTTTGCCAGCCGCATTTTTGAGGAAATGGATTACACCTGCGAAGCGGCAAATGCGGAAAAATTTGCTGAATACTATGGCGATTTACCTGGTATCTATGTCCCCAAAATTTATTGGCAATATACCGCCAAACGAGTGTTAACCATGGAGTGGATTGAGGGGACAAAGCTGACAGAAATTCAGCGCCTACAGGAACAGGGATTTGATGGTCGCAAAATAATTGAGGTGGGTGTCCAATGTTCTCTCCGGCAATTGTTAGACCAGGGGTTCTTCCATGCTGATCCCCATCCTGGCAATTTGTTGGTGATGGCAGATGGCAGGCTAGCTTACTTGGATTTCGGCATGATGAGCCATGTCTCCAGGGAACAGCGCTATGGCTTGATCGAAGCAATCGTGCATTTGGTCAACCGTGATTATGAAGCTCTTTCCCGTGACTACGTGCGCTTGGGCTTCTTAAAACCAGAGACGAATTTAGAGAAAATCACTCCTGCTCTGGAGCAGGTATTCACCACTTCTTTGCGGGGCAGTGTGACTGAGTTGGACTTCAAGGGATTAACGGATCAACTGTCAGCCATCATGTATGATTACCCTTTCCGGGTGCCTGCTTACTATGCTCTGATTATTCGCTCGTTGGTGACCCTGGAAGGCATAGCTTTAGGGGTTGACCCTAACTTTAAGGTGATGAGTGTAGCCTATCCCTACGTGGCTAATCGTCTGCTCACTGAACCCACCCCTGAACTGCACCATGCCCTACGGGATGTTTTGATTAAAGATGGCTCTTTCCGCTGGCATCGTCTGCATAATCTCCTCAAAAATGCCCAAGCTAACCAGGACTACAACTTCGAGAGAGCTGTTAACCATATTGCTGATTTTTTGTTTTCGGAAGAGGGATTTTATCTGCGGGAAAAGTTGGTGGAGGAACTAGCTAATTCCCTCGATCATCTCCTCCGTCAAAATGGACAAACCCCTGCTAAATTGTGGGAGCTGTGGGACATAATCCGATCGGAAAACCTGCTCCCTACCCAACAGTTAATCCCCATCGCGGGTCAAATTCTCAGCCGTCCTGAATTCTATCAATTGGGTGGTCAGGTGGTGGCGCAGGTGTCCCAAAGGGCGATCGCGCGGTGGATTCAAGAATGGGTATTGCAGGAAGAAGAAAATTCCCCTAAGCTAACGGGCACTCCTTCTCTTTATCGCACTGTCAATGGTAAAACTTGGTAG
- a CDS encoding transglycosylase domain-containing protein: MAKVLTQVIGYFKVKPRVRVPKLEVWRGGQREIYALVADRYVIGRNPKECDIVLVTPLISQVHAELVRDRRQSDRFYIRDQDSTNGIYRQKGLGRQRIKSAPLRHNTRISLGPPELKEAITLRFIDPPPWYVQLLGWLGKGVLVLFLGLVLAIAWEWQKFSVKPLPPVEQGPIEVLAGDGTSISPADRIPHTELERLEDFGELLPKAVVISEDRTFYWNIGIDPIGIARAVVTNVRTRQLREGASTITQQLARNTLRSYVGTGDSPGRKWREMVAALKITATYSKREILTFYLNRVYLGYGVYGFRDAALFYFGKEPSQLSLSEAATLAGILPAPERINPFRNKQLALEYRDRVLQRLANAKLVKAEEAERARRSVLKLNTESLKNSQGTLAPYFYGYIMEELTELLGENFAREGNLIVATDLNLAWQREADRSLQEFVALAGPAYNFSQGAILTIDTTKGSILAMTGGVDFRQSQFNRASHAQRQPGSTFKLFAYAAALEGGISPSQTFDCSPLGGVSGCRSGAGGLDMYTAFALSENVVAIRVGESIGLDRVVKLARQMGIRSPLQPDGNMVLGGYEVTMPEMAAAYATVDRGGKYLPVHGIVKIWDSADCQDRKQISTCRLIYEAETGGSAVLSTATVDILHQMMALVVSQGTGRAAAIPQGQVIGKTGTTDDSRDLWFIGIVPDRHILTAVWLGNDEGVTNGSSSLAAQLWGEYMAKVL, from the coding sequence ATGGCTAAGGTTCTGACGCAGGTAATTGGCTATTTTAAGGTAAAGCCGAGGGTACGGGTACCGAAGTTAGAGGTATGGCGGGGCGGGCAGCGGGAAATCTACGCCCTCGTGGCGGACCGCTACGTGATTGGTCGTAACCCCAAGGAATGTGACATTGTGCTGGTGACCCCCTTGATTAGCCAAGTCCACGCGGAGTTAGTGCGTGACCGCCGCCAGTCCGATCGGTTTTACATTCGGGACCAGGATTCTACTAATGGCATCTATCGTCAGAAGGGATTAGGACGACAACGAATTAAATCTGCGCCCCTGCGCCACAATACCCGCATCAGTCTCGGTCCCCCTGAACTAAAAGAAGCGATTACCCTGCGCTTTATTGACCCACCCCCTTGGTATGTGCAATTGCTGGGTTGGTTAGGCAAAGGTGTATTGGTTTTATTCCTGGGGCTGGTGTTGGCAATTGCCTGGGAGTGGCAGAAGTTCTCCGTTAAGCCCTTGCCGCCAGTGGAGCAGGGACCGATCGAGGTTTTAGCCGGGGATGGTACTTCTATTAGTCCTGCCGATCGCATACCCCACACAGAACTAGAGCGCCTAGAGGACTTTGGGGAGCTGTTGCCCAAGGCGGTAGTCATCTCGGAAGACCGCACTTTTTACTGGAATATTGGTATTGACCCGATCGGGATTGCCCGCGCTGTGGTGACTAATGTGCGCACCAGGCAACTGCGGGAGGGAGCTAGTACCATCACCCAGCAGCTGGCACGGAATACCCTGCGTAGCTATGTGGGGACAGGAGACAGCCCAGGGCGCAAGTGGCGGGAAATGGTGGCGGCGCTCAAAATCACTGCTACTTACTCCAAACGGGAGATTTTGACTTTCTACCTCAACCGTGTCTACTTGGGCTATGGGGTCTACGGCTTCCGCGATGCCGCCCTGTTTTATTTTGGTAAGGAACCCAGTCAACTGTCTCTCAGCGAAGCGGCTACCCTGGCGGGGATTCTGCCTGCGCCTGAACGGATTAATCCTTTTCGCAACAAGCAACTAGCTTTGGAGTACCGCGATCGGGTTTTGCAACGCCTGGCAAATGCTAAATTGGTCAAGGCAGAGGAGGCAGAACGGGCACGGCGGTCGGTCTTGAAACTAAATACTGAATCTCTGAAGAATTCCCAGGGGACCTTGGCTCCCTATTTCTACGGCTACATCATGGAGGAATTAACGGAACTGTTAGGGGAGAACTTTGCTAGGGAAGGAAATTTAATTGTGGCTACCGACCTGAACCTTGCTTGGCAGCGGGAAGCCGATCGGTCATTGCAGGAATTCGTGGCACTGGCTGGTCCTGCCTACAACTTCTCCCAGGGGGCGATATTGACGATCGATACCACCAAGGGGTCGATCCTGGCTATGACAGGGGGAGTAGACTTCCGCCAAAGCCAATTCAACCGTGCTAGCCATGCCCAGCGCCAGCCGGGTTCTACATTTAAGTTGTTTGCCTATGCCGCTGCCTTAGAGGGAGGCATTAGTCCCAGCCAAACCTTTGACTGCAGTCCTTTGGGGGGGGTGAGTGGCTGTCGCAGTGGGGCAGGGGGACTAGATATGTACACTGCCTTTGCTCTGTCAGAAAATGTAGTAGCTATCAGAGTAGGGGAAAGCATTGGCTTAGATAGAGTAGTCAAGCTGGCTCGCCAGATGGGAATTCGCAGTCCTCTGCAACCCGACGGCAATATGGTTCTAGGTGGATATGAAGTCACTATGCCGGAGATGGCGGCTGCCTATGCCACAGTCGATCGGGGGGGCAAGTACCTACCAGTGCATGGGATCGTGAAAATTTGGGACAGCGCTGACTGTCAAGACCGCAAGCAGATTTCTACCTGTCGCCTCATCTACGAAGCTGAGACTGGGGGTAGTGCTGTTCTATCTACCGCTACAGTGGACATTTTGCACCAGATGATGGCCCTGGTGGTCAGTCAAGGTACGGGCAGAGCCGCTGCTATCCCCCAAGGGCAAGTGATTGGCAAAACGGGTACCACAGATGACAGCCGGGATTTGTGGTTTATTGGTATTGTCCCCGATCGGCATATCCTCACTGCAGTGTGGCTAGGCAACGATGAAGGTGTTACCAACGGCAGTAGCAGCCTTGCTGCCCAACTGTGGGGCGAATACATGGCTAAGGTTCTTTAA
- a CDS encoding COP23 domain-containing protein, with translation MQYALILALTVMGGSAMAQEVIPIEPPLPNSVPPVTIPTPPPEPATTGTTTGERFICELRNGQLVVSYRPESDPNRSFPWAAPRTLGGGWSAERRCQEIARRLESYRPDGLDELRIGRENGYNTVCATTDRVPTCRIVFTVPPGQDPLLTRDRVFANLVSAEQGQVTAPVNTFAHQSFRFGDLWRLRQPGIKLKPFLAPADGGTRTNF, from the coding sequence ATGCAGTATGCGCTGATTTTGGCGTTGACAGTGATGGGTGGTTCTGCTATGGCACAAGAGGTAATCCCGATCGAGCCACCGCTCCCCAATTCTGTACCCCCTGTAACAATTCCTACTCCCCCGCCAGAACCTGCAACGACTGGTACAACTACGGGGGAACGATTTATCTGTGAGTTGCGCAACGGTCAACTTGTGGTGTCCTATCGCCCTGAGAGTGACCCCAATCGATCGTTTCCCTGGGCTGCTCCCCGCACGTTGGGGGGAGGTTGGTCTGCCGAACGCCGTTGCCAGGAGATTGCCCGTAGATTGGAGTCCTATCGCCCCGATGGTTTAGACGAACTACGCATTGGCAGGGAAAATGGCTACAACACGGTGTGCGCTACCACCGATCGTGTCCCCACCTGTCGCATTGTCTTTACTGTACCCCCTGGACAAGACCCGCTGCTTACCAGAGATAGAGTATTTGCCAATCTGGTCTCGGCAGAACAGGGACAAGTAACTGCCCCTGTAAACACTTTTGCCCATCAGAGTTTTCGTTTCGGCGATTTATGGCGGCTTAGACAACCAGGGATTAAACTGAAACCATTTCTTGCCCCTGCCGATGGCGGTACTAGAACTAATTTTTGA
- the tmk gene encoding dTMP kinase, with the protein MSSLFISFEGGEGAGKSTQAKFLAEFWQAQGYRVVLTREPGGTNLGLTIRQLFLQGEAITPVTELYLLLADRSHHVSHLIRPALAEGKIVITDRFSDSTIAYQGFGHGIDCHLIDNLNRIATGGLVPHLTFWLDVDPQVGLARAKQKHRTDRMEKFNLEFHQRVRDGFQYVWQRETDRVKRIDANLAPEVVRQTIVAVVKKYPLPPVEQRK; encoded by the coding sequence ATGTCTTCCCTGTTCATTAGCTTTGAGGGGGGGGAAGGGGCTGGTAAATCTACCCAGGCGAAATTCCTAGCTGAGTTTTGGCAAGCCCAGGGATATAGGGTTGTCCTCACACGGGAGCCAGGGGGTACAAACTTAGGCTTAACAATTCGCCAATTATTTTTACAGGGAGAGGCAATTACCCCCGTAACGGAACTGTATTTGCTGTTAGCCGATCGTTCCCACCATGTCAGTCACTTAATTCGCCCGGCGCTGGCAGAGGGCAAGATTGTTATTACCGATCGCTTTTCTGATTCTACGATTGCCTATCAAGGGTTTGGTCATGGGATCGATTGCCATTTGATTGATAACTTGAACAGGATAGCTACAGGGGGATTAGTTCCCCACTTGACCTTTTGGCTGGATGTTGACCCCCAAGTGGGTTTAGCCAGAGCAAAACAGAAGCATCGCACCGATCGCATGGAAAAATTTAATCTGGAATTTCATCAAAGGGTGAGGGATGGATTCCAATATGTTTGGCAAAGAGAGACCGATCGGGTCAAGCGCATCGATGCCAATTTAGCGCCTGAGGTAGTCAGGCAAACAATTGTTGCAGTAGTCAAAAAATATCCCCTGCCCCCAGTTGAGCAGAGGAAATGA
- the petD gene encoding cytochrome b6-f complex subunit IV, with protein sequence MSKIQKLPDLNNPVLRAKLEKGMGHNYYGEPAWPNDLLYIFPVCILGTIALCVGLAVLDPTPIGEPADPFATPLEILPEWFLYPVFQILRVVPNKLLGIALMGSIPLGLMLVPFIENVNKFQNPFRRPLATAVFLFGTLFTIYLGYGATLPIDKSLTLGLF encoded by the coding sequence ATGTCTAAGATTCAAAAGTTACCTGACCTCAATAATCCCGTCCTGCGGGCGAAGTTGGAAAAGGGCATGGGGCATAACTACTACGGCGAACCCGCTTGGCCCAACGACCTGCTCTATATCTTTCCTGTGTGCATTCTGGGCACGATCGCTCTCTGTGTAGGTTTGGCTGTGCTTGACCCTACTCCCATTGGCGAACCCGCTGACCCCTTTGCCACGCCCTTGGAAATTTTGCCAGAGTGGTTCCTCTATCCTGTGTTTCAAATTTTACGGGTTGTCCCCAACAAGCTTTTGGGGATTGCCCTCATGGGTTCCATTCCTTTGGGATTGATGCTGGTGCCCTTTATTGAAAACGTCAACAAGTTCCAAAATCCCTTCCGCCGTCCCCTGGCAACCGCCGTATTCTTGTTTGGCACTCTCTTTACCATCTACCTAGGCTATGGGGCGACGCTACCGATCGATAAATCTCTCACTCTTGGTTTATTCTAG